Proteins encoded within one genomic window of Agelaius phoeniceus isolate bAgePho1 chromosome Z, bAgePho1.hap1, whole genome shotgun sequence:
- the DIRAS2 gene encoding GTP-binding protein Di-Ras2: MPEQSNDYRVVVFGAGGVGKSSLVLRFVKGTFRESYIPTIEDTYRQVISCDKSICTLQITDTTGSHQFPAMQRLSISKGHAFILVYSITSRQSLEELKPIYEQICQIKGDIESIPIMLVGNKNDENQNREVESSEGEAMAKKWKCAFMETSAKTNHNVKELFQELLNLEKRRTVSLQIDGKKSKQQKRKEKLKGKCVVM, translated from the coding sequence ATGCCTGAGCAAAGCAACGATTACAGGGTAGTTGTGTTTGGAGCTGGAGGAGTGGGAAAAAGTTCTTTGGTCTTGAGATTTGTGAAGGGCACTTTCAGAGAGAGCTACATCCCTACCATTGAAGACACCTATCGGCAGGTGATCAGCTGTGATAAGAGCATATGCACTTTGCAGATAACTGACACTACAGGGAGCCATCAATTTCCAGCCATGCAGCGTCTCTCTATTTCTAAGGGACAtgcttttattttggtttaCTCTATCACCAGCCGACAGTCCTTGGAGGAGCTCAAGCCAATCTACGAGCAAATATGTCAGATTAAAGGAGACATAGAAAGCATTCCAATAATGCTGGTGGGGAACAAAAATGATGAGAACCAAAATCGAGAGGTAGAAAGCAGTGAAGGAGAAGCCATGGCTAAGAAGTGGAAATGTGCCTTCATGGAGACCTCTGCCAAGACGAACCACAATGTGAAAGAGTTATTCCAAGAATTGCTAAACCTGGAGAAACGCAGGACTGTGAGTTTGCAAATTGATGGCAAAAAAAGcaagcagcagaaaaggaaggagaagctgAAAGGAAAATGTGTGGTGATGTGA